The Streptomyces spororaveus genome includes a region encoding these proteins:
- a CDS encoding DUF7848 domain-containing protein produces MRTVMRFVNHRIIPLARKRPVVSAKCLYEGCGWTAETSDDLAVVDRQGMSHTGLSPHHAMFGRTFEDVAIVQRVSQWPTTTGRSSPASPDY; encoded by the coding sequence ATGCGAACGGTAATGCGGTTCGTGAATCACCGAATCATCCCGCTTGCCCGGAAGCGGCCTGTCGTGTCTGCGAAGTGTCTGTACGAGGGGTGCGGCTGGACAGCAGAAACGAGCGACGACTTGGCCGTTGTTGACCGGCAGGGCATGAGCCACACGGGTCTCAGCCCGCATCACGCGATGTTCGGCCGCACCTTCGAAGACGTCGCCATTGTTCAGCGGGTGAGCCAGTGGCCGACGACGACGGGGAGAAGCTCCCCCGCATCCCCCGACTACTGA
- a CDS encoding RelA/SpoT family protein has product MSAEATNPEAHPEARPELRRRGRTRLDLRRLGRAALLGPTSRDRLPDAIGHVAEAHRAHHPDADLSILRRAYLLAETSHRGQMRKSGEPYITHPLAVTLILAELGAETTTLTASLLHDTVEDTDVTLDQVRAEFGDEVCFIVDGVTKVEKIDYGAAAEPETFRKMLVATGNDVRVMSIKLADRLHNMRTLGVMRPEKQARIAKVTRDVLIPLAERLGVQALKTELEDLVFAILHPEEYESTRALIAAHAGERDPLPAIADSVRGVLRDAGIAAEVQVRPRHFVSVHRIARTRGELRGSDFGRVLVLVGENADCYAVLGELHTCFTPVVSEFKDFIAAPKFNLYQSLHTAVATPEGYVAEVIVRTRQMHRVAEAGVVALGNPYATATPDAAADPDEERVDPTRPGWLSRLLDWQQSAPDPDTFWTVLRAELAQDREITVFRADGGTLGLPAGASCIDAAYAQHGEAAHGCIGARVNGRLTSLSSPLSDGDTVQLLLAQDASSGPAAEWLDHARTPAARIAISSWLEAHPDRAMSTTSAARAPLSVVGARGGGGNAVADLPDATVRLAGCCTPVPPDAVAGFLVRGGAVTVHRIHCAAVAQMRAVGRTSVAVHWRATADCRVTLLAESFGRPHLLADLTEAIAREGVEVVSATVEPPVEQRVRHSYTLQLPDAAGLPALMRAMRDVPGVYDVSRV; this is encoded by the coding sequence ATGAGTGCAGAGGCCACGAACCCCGAAGCACACCCCGAAGCGCGCCCTGAGCTCCGCAGACGGGGGCGGACCAGGCTCGATCTGCGCCGGCTCGGGCGTGCGGCCCTGCTCGGGCCGACGTCACGAGACCGGCTTCCGGACGCGATCGGCCATGTCGCCGAGGCGCATCGCGCCCACCATCCGGACGCCGATTTGTCCATTCTGCGCCGTGCGTATCTCCTCGCGGAGACCTCGCACCGCGGCCAGATGCGAAAAAGTGGTGAGCCGTACATCACACATCCGCTCGCCGTTACCCTGATTCTCGCCGAACTCGGCGCGGAGACCACGACCTTGACGGCCTCTCTGCTCCACGACACCGTCGAGGACACCGATGTGACCCTCGATCAGGTCCGGGCCGAGTTCGGCGACGAGGTGTGCTTCATCGTCGACGGCGTCACCAAGGTGGAGAAGATCGACTACGGCGCCGCCGCCGAACCCGAGACCTTCCGCAAGATGCTCGTCGCCACCGGCAACGACGTCCGCGTCATGTCCATCAAACTCGCCGACCGGCTGCACAACATGCGCACCCTGGGCGTGATGCGCCCCGAGAAGCAGGCCCGCATCGCCAAGGTCACCCGCGACGTCCTCATCCCGCTCGCCGAACGGCTCGGCGTCCAGGCACTCAAGACCGAGCTGGAAGACCTCGTCTTCGCGATCCTGCACCCCGAGGAGTACGAGAGCACCCGCGCGCTCATCGCCGCCCACGCCGGGGAACGCGACCCGCTGCCCGCCATCGCCGACTCCGTACGCGGCGTCCTGCGCGACGCCGGCATCGCCGCCGAAGTACAGGTACGCCCGAGGCACTTCGTATCCGTTCACCGCATCGCCCGCACCCGCGGCGAACTGCGCGGCTCCGACTTCGGCCGCGTCCTCGTCCTCGTCGGCGAGAACGCCGACTGCTACGCCGTGCTCGGCGAGCTGCACACCTGCTTCACCCCGGTCGTCTCCGAGTTCAAGGACTTCATCGCCGCCCCGAAGTTCAACCTCTACCAGTCGCTGCACACCGCCGTCGCCACCCCCGAGGGCTACGTGGCCGAGGTCATCGTGCGGACCCGGCAGATGCACCGCGTCGCCGAGGCCGGCGTGGTCGCCCTCGGCAACCCGTACGCCACCGCCACGCCCGACGCCGCCGCCGACCCGGACGAGGAGCGCGTGGACCCCACGCGGCCCGGCTGGCTGTCCCGGCTGCTCGACTGGCAGCAGTCCGCGCCCGACCCCGACACCTTCTGGACCGTGCTCCGGGCCGAGCTGGCGCAGGACCGGGAGATCACCGTGTTCCGGGCCGACGGGGGCACCCTGGGCCTGCCGGCCGGGGCCAGCTGTATCGACGCCGCCTACGCGCAGCACGGCGAGGCGGCCCACGGCTGTATCGGCGCCCGCGTCAACGGGCGCCTCACCTCCCTGTCCTCCCCGCTGTCCGACGGGGACACCGTTCAGCTGCTGCTCGCCCAGGACGCCTCCTCCGGACCCGCCGCCGAGTGGCTGGACCACGCGCGGACCCCCGCCGCCCGGATCGCCATCAGCAGTTGGCTCGAAGCCCACCCCGACCGGGCCATGTCCACGACCTCGGCCGCCCGGGCGCCGCTGTCGGTGGTCGGAGCCCGCGGCGGCGGGGGCAACGCGGTCGCCGATCTGCCCGACGCCACCGTGCGGCTGGCCGGGTGCTGCACCCCGGTGCCGCCGGACGCCGTCGCCGGCTTCCTGGTCCGGGGCGGCGCCGTCACCGTCCACCGCATCCACTGCGCGGCGGTGGCGCAGATGCGCGCCGTGGGGCGCACGTCCGTCGCCGTGCACTGGCGGGCCACGGCGGACTGCCGGGTCACCCTGCTCGCTGAATCGTTCGGCCGCCCGCATCTGCTGGCCGATCTGACCGAGGCCATCGCCCGCGAAGGCGTCGAGGTGGTCTCCGCGACCGTGGAACCGCCGGTCGAGCAGCGGGTGCGGCACAGCTACACCCTGCAGCTGCCCGACGCGGCCGGGCTGCCCGCGCTGATGCGGGCGATGCGGGACGTGCCGGGCGTGTACGACGTCAGCCGGGTCTAG
- a CDS encoding DUF5753 domain-containing protein → MRRKGLDKKQLELAGLEASSSEFRFFLLSMVTGLLSTPEYIRASLAHIPGDHSKTIARKLERQQVLYDRSKRFTFILTEQAVRWPLVGPDALAVQIDHLASLTHLPNVRLGVIPMTVPTGPAPLNTFTVYDDRIATVELSTGVMVFRDPRDVVSHLEEFSHLEDRALFGDDARAFLGGCATALR, encoded by the coding sequence ATGCGGCGCAAGGGCCTGGACAAGAAGCAGCTTGAATTGGCCGGCCTCGAAGCATCGTCGTCAGAGTTCCGCTTCTTCCTGCTCTCGATGGTCACGGGCCTGCTCTCGACTCCGGAGTACATCCGGGCGAGTCTCGCCCACATCCCCGGAGATCACTCGAAGACCATCGCCAGGAAGTTGGAGCGGCAACAGGTCCTGTACGACCGCTCGAAGCGCTTCACGTTCATACTCACCGAGCAGGCAGTCCGGTGGCCCCTCGTCGGCCCCGACGCGCTCGCCGTGCAGATCGACCACTTGGCCTCGCTTACGCACCTGCCGAACGTGCGGCTCGGAGTGATCCCCATGACGGTCCCGACCGGTCCCGCTCCGCTCAACACCTTCACGGTCTACGACGACCGCATCGCCACAGTTGAGCTGTCCACCGGTGTCATGGTCTTCCGGGACCCTCGGGATGTGGTGAGCCACCTCGAGGAGTTCTCGCACCTTGAGGACAGAGCCCTCTTCGGAGACGACGCACGGGCCTTTCTCGGTGGGTGCGCGACCGCCCTCCGATGA
- the dapF gene encoding diaminopimelate epimerase — translation MTQTTLSFLKGHGTENDFVIVPDPDNAIELPASAVVKLCDRRAGIGGDGVLHVVRSAAHPEAAHLADEAEWFMDYRNSDGSIAEMCGNGVRVFARYLQYAGHVEPGDLAVATRGGVKRVHLDKGGDVTVSMGRARLPEGEVTVSVGERSWPARNVNMGNPHAVAFVDSLDDAGTLYTAPPFSPASAYPTGVNVEFVVDRGPRHVAMRVHERGSGETRSCGTGACAVAVAAIRRDGADPATTGDAVAYTVDLPGGTLIITEHPDGQIDMTGPAVIVASGEFDEAWLTETAFA, via the coding sequence GTGACGCAGACCACCCTCTCCTTTCTCAAGGGCCACGGCACCGAGAACGACTTCGTGATCGTCCCGGACCCGGACAACGCCATCGAGCTGCCCGCCTCCGCCGTCGTGAAGCTGTGCGACCGGCGCGCGGGGATCGGGGGCGACGGGGTGCTGCACGTCGTCCGCTCCGCCGCGCACCCGGAGGCCGCGCACCTGGCCGACGAGGCCGAGTGGTTCATGGACTACCGCAACAGCGACGGCTCCATCGCCGAGATGTGCGGCAACGGCGTGCGCGTCTTCGCCCGCTACCTCCAGTACGCCGGACACGTCGAGCCCGGCGACCTCGCCGTCGCCACCCGCGGCGGCGTCAAGCGCGTGCACCTCGACAAGGGCGGCGACGTCACCGTCTCCATGGGCCGGGCCCGGCTGCCCGAGGGCGAGGTCACGGTCAGCGTCGGGGAGCGGAGCTGGCCCGCGCGCAACGTGAACATGGGGAACCCGCACGCCGTGGCCTTCGTCGACAGCCTCGACGACGCCGGGACCCTCTACACCGCCCCGCCGTTCAGCCCGGCGTCCGCCTACCCGACCGGGGTCAACGTCGAGTTCGTCGTCGACCGCGGCCCCCGGCACGTCGCCATGCGCGTCCACGAGCGCGGCTCCGGCGAGACCCGCTCCTGCGGCACCGGCGCCTGCGCCGTGGCAGTGGCGGCCATCCGCCGCGACGGGGCGGACCCGGCCACCACCGGGGACGCGGTCGCGTACACCGTCGACCTGCCCGGCGGAACCCTGATCATCACCGAACACCCCGACGGGCAGATCGACATGACCGGACCGGCCGTGATCGTGGCTTCGGGAGAGTTCGACGAGGCCTGGCTCACCGAAACGGCTTTCGCCTGA
- a CDS encoding protein-L-isoaspartate(D-aspartate) O-methyltransferase has translation MTKREEGAGPQGLASALVASGALQRDWSSTFHAVPRDMFVPARIWPGIASGTRQRALVDRDTDPDAWLTAVYSDIPLTTQWDDGQHTGDDVGTTPTSSNSRPHMVFSMLSDLDVREGHRVLEIGTGTGWNAGLLAHRLGCENVVSIEYGPEVAKGAAVGNLRDAGLSPLVIVGDGRRGQADGGPYDRAMATCSVGDVPYAWIQQTRTGGITIAPWGTGYGGEAIARLVVGEDGTASGHFTRSSAFMRLRQQRPDRADHAAYLKGQEWPGDGVKSTTTLSPEGIDGWAEQFAISLRVPGTFWSVEHDTDGSYVVWFYGDDRQSWASVDYEPGASEYLVVQSGPRKLWDETEAAYRWWEEQGRPDFTRFGLTVGPDGQTPWLDLPNNPV, from the coding sequence ATGACCAAGCGCGAAGAGGGGGCGGGCCCTCAGGGGCTCGCCTCCGCGCTCGTTGCATCGGGCGCGTTGCAGAGGGATTGGTCGTCCACCTTCCACGCGGTCCCCCGGGACATGTTCGTACCGGCCCGCATCTGGCCGGGCATCGCGTCAGGCACCCGGCAGCGCGCTTTGGTGGACCGCGACACGGACCCGGACGCGTGGCTCACTGCCGTGTACTCCGACATCCCCCTCACCACTCAGTGGGACGACGGACAGCACACCGGCGACGACGTAGGGACTACCCCTACCAGCTCGAACTCTCGGCCTCACATGGTCTTCTCGATGCTGTCTGACCTTGATGTGAGGGAGGGGCACAGGGTCCTTGAGATCGGTACCGGGACCGGTTGGAACGCGGGTCTCCTGGCTCACCGTCTCGGTTGCGAGAACGTCGTCTCCATCGAGTACGGCCCTGAGGTAGCCAAGGGGGCCGCCGTCGGGAACTTGCGAGATGCCGGACTGTCCCCGCTGGTGATCGTGGGAGACGGCAGGCGTGGTCAGGCGGACGGCGGTCCGTACGATCGCGCCATGGCCACGTGCTCTGTCGGGGACGTGCCCTACGCGTGGATTCAGCAGACCCGTACCGGCGGGATCACCATCGCCCCGTGGGGCACCGGCTACGGGGGCGAAGCCATCGCCCGGCTTGTCGTGGGCGAGGACGGCACGGCTTCCGGACACTTCACCCGCTCCAGTGCTTTCATGCGGCTCCGGCAGCAGCGTCCCGACCGTGCCGACCACGCCGCCTACCTCAAAGGCCAGGAGTGGCCCGGGGACGGCGTCAAGAGCACCACGACGCTTTCACCCGAGGGCATCGACGGATGGGCCGAACAGTTCGCCATCAGCCTTCGGGTACCGGGAACGTTCTGGTCTGTGGAGCACGACACGGACGGCTCTTACGTCGTGTGGTTCTACGGCGACGACCGGCAGTCGTGGGCGTCCGTCGACTACGAACCCGGGGCGAGTGAGTACCTCGTAGTCCAGTCCGGCCCCCGGAAGCTGTGGGACGAGACGGAAGCCGCCTACCGATGGTGGGAGGAGCAGGGACGCCCGGACTTCACCCGGTTCGGGCTCACCGTGGGCCCTGACGGCCAGACTCCGTGGCTCGACCTACCGAACAATCCGGTCTGA
- the miaB gene encoding tRNA (N6-isopentenyl adenosine(37)-C2)-methylthiotransferase MiaB, protein MSSVEPGGAVDEKHEHEVAVPRSYEVRTYGCQMNVHDSERLSGLLEDAGYVRAPEGADGDADVVVFNTCAVRENADNKLYGNLGRLAPMKTKRPGMQIAVGGCLAQKDRDTIVKRAPWVDVVFGTHNIGKLPVLLERARIQEEAQVEIAESLEAFPSTLPTRRESAYAAWVSISVGCNNTCTFCIVPALRGKEEDRRPGDILAEVEALVAEGVSEITLLGQNVNAYGSDLGDREAFSKLLRACGQIEGLERVRFTSPHPRDFTDDVIAAMAETPNVMPQLHMPMQSGSDTILKAMRRSYRQERFLGIIEKVRAAIPHAAISTDIIVGFPGETEEDFQQTMHAVREARFANAFTFQYSKRPGTPAADMEGQIPKEVVQERYMRLVALQEEISWDENKKQVGRRLEVMVAEGEGRKDGATHRLSGRAPDNRLVHFTKPEAEVRPGDVVTVDITYAAPHHLLAEGPTLTVRRTRAGDAWEKRNAAPAQPAGVMLGIPKLGVPAPLPAVESGCSVPASS, encoded by the coding sequence ATGAGCAGCGTGGAGCCGGGTGGAGCAGTGGACGAGAAGCACGAGCATGAGGTAGCCGTACCAAGAAGCTACGAGGTGCGCACCTACGGGTGCCAGATGAACGTGCACGACTCGGAGCGGCTCTCCGGTCTGCTGGAGGACGCCGGCTACGTCCGGGCGCCCGAGGGCGCCGACGGTGACGCCGACGTCGTGGTCTTCAACACCTGCGCGGTCCGCGAGAACGCCGACAACAAGCTGTACGGCAACCTCGGCCGGCTGGCCCCGATGAAGACGAAGCGCCCCGGCATGCAGATCGCCGTCGGCGGCTGCCTGGCGCAGAAGGACCGCGACACGATCGTCAAGCGGGCCCCCTGGGTCGACGTCGTCTTCGGTACGCACAACATCGGCAAGCTGCCCGTGCTGCTGGAGCGCGCCCGCATCCAGGAGGAGGCGCAGGTCGAGATCGCCGAGTCGCTGGAGGCCTTCCCCTCCACGCTCCCGACCCGCCGCGAGTCCGCGTACGCCGCCTGGGTCTCGATCTCCGTCGGCTGCAACAACACCTGCACCTTCTGCATCGTCCCGGCCCTGCGCGGCAAGGAGGAGGACCGCCGTCCCGGCGACATCCTCGCCGAGGTGGAGGCCCTGGTCGCCGAGGGCGTCTCGGAGATCACCCTGCTCGGCCAGAACGTGAACGCGTACGGGTCGGACCTGGGCGACCGCGAGGCCTTCAGCAAGCTGCTGCGCGCCTGTGGCCAGATCGAGGGCCTGGAGCGGGTCCGCTTCACCTCCCCGCACCCGCGCGACTTCACGGACGACGTGATCGCGGCGATGGCCGAGACCCCGAACGTCATGCCGCAGCTGCACATGCCGATGCAGTCCGGATCGGACACGATCCTGAAGGCGATGCGCCGCTCGTACCGGCAGGAGCGGTTCCTCGGCATCATCGAGAAGGTCCGCGCCGCGATCCCGCACGCCGCGATCTCCACCGACATCATCGTGGGCTTCCCCGGTGAGACGGAGGAGGACTTCCAGCAGACGATGCACGCGGTGCGCGAGGCCCGCTTCGCGAACGCGTTCACCTTCCAGTACTCCAAGCGCCCCGGGACCCCGGCGGCCGACATGGAGGGGCAGATCCCCAAGGAGGTCGTCCAGGAGCGGTACATGCGCCTGGTCGCCCTGCAGGAGGAGATCTCCTGGGACGAGAACAAGAAGCAGGTCGGCCGCAGGCTGGAGGTCATGGTCGCGGAGGGCGAGGGCCGCAAGGACGGCGCCACGCACCGCCTCTCCGGCCGCGCCCCCGACAACCGCCTGGTCCACTTCACGAAGCCGGAGGCGGAGGTCCGCCCGGGCGACGTGGTCACCGTGGACATCACCTACGCGGCCCCGCACCACCTGCTGGCCGAGGGCCCGACGCTGACCGTGCGCCGTACCCGGGCCGGCGACGCCTGGGAGAAGCGCAACGCCGCCCCCGCCCAGCCGGCGGGCGTCATGCTCGGCATCCCGAAGCTGGGCGTCCCGGCGCCCCTGCCGGCCGTCGAGTCCGGCTGCTCGGTACCCGCCTCGTCCTGA
- a CDS encoding antitoxin yields MGLLDNLKAKLAPAKDKVGDLALQHEGRIGESLDKVAKAVDSKTKGKYSGQITSGTGKAKDALGKIAHKDTPGGPTPPAAS; encoded by the coding sequence ATGGGCCTGCTGGACAATCTGAAGGCCAAGCTCGCTCCGGCGAAGGACAAGGTCGGCGATCTCGCCCTGCAGCACGAGGGCAGGATCGGCGAGAGTCTGGACAAGGTCGCCAAGGCCGTGGACTCCAAGACCAAGGGCAAGTACAGCGGCCAGATCACGAGCGGGACGGGCAAGGCGAAGGACGCCCTGGGGAAGATCGCGCACAAGGACACCCCCGGCGGGCCGACACCGCCGGCCGCCTCCTGA
- the miaA gene encoding tRNA (adenosine(37)-N6)-dimethylallyltransferase MiaA, with translation MRKAATAPRVIAVVGPTAAGKSDLGVALARHFDGEVVNADSMQLYRGMDIGTAKLTTEERGGVPHHLLDIWDVTDTANVADYQRLARLEIDKLLAEGRTPVLVGGSGLYVRGALDVMEFPGTDPEVRARLEEEVTLRGPGALHARLAAADPAAAQAILPSNGRRIVRALEVIEITGRPFTANLPGHESVYDTVQIGVDVARPELDERIALRVDRMWEAGLVDEVRALEARGLRDGITASRALGYQQVLAALAGECTEDEARAETVRATKRFARRQDSWFRRDPRVHWLSGAAADRGELPGLAQSLVERAVTA, from the coding sequence GTGAGGAAAGCAGCCACCGCCCCGCGGGTCATCGCCGTCGTAGGTCCCACCGCGGCAGGAAAGTCCGACCTGGGCGTCGCCCTGGCCCGCCATTTCGACGGCGAGGTCGTCAACGCCGACTCCATGCAGCTGTACCGGGGGATGGACATCGGCACCGCCAAACTGACGACCGAGGAGCGCGGCGGTGTCCCGCACCACCTCCTCGACATCTGGGACGTCACCGACACCGCGAACGTCGCCGACTACCAGCGGCTGGCCCGCCTGGAGATCGACAAACTGCTCGCCGAGGGCCGCACTCCCGTCCTCGTCGGCGGATCCGGCCTCTACGTCCGCGGCGCCCTGGACGTCATGGAGTTCCCCGGCACCGACCCCGAGGTCCGCGCCCGCCTGGAGGAAGAGGTCACGCTGCGCGGCCCCGGCGCCCTGCACGCCCGGCTCGCCGCCGCCGACCCGGCCGCAGCGCAGGCCATCCTGCCCAGCAACGGCCGCCGCATCGTCCGCGCGCTGGAGGTGATCGAGATCACCGGCCGCCCCTTCACCGCCAACCTGCCCGGCCACGAGTCGGTCTACGACACCGTGCAGATCGGCGTCGACGTGGCCCGGCCGGAGCTCGACGAGCGGATCGCGCTGCGGGTCGACCGGATGTGGGAGGCCGGGCTCGTGGACGAGGTCCGCGCACTGGAGGCCCGCGGGCTGCGCGACGGAATCACCGCCTCCAGGGCGCTCGGCTACCAGCAGGTCCTGGCCGCCCTCGCCGGTGAGTGCACCGAGGACGAGGCACGGGCCGAGACCGTCCGGGCGACCAAGCGGTTCGCCCGCCGCCAGGACTCCTGGTTCCGCCGCGACCCGCGCGTGCACTGGCTCAGCGGGGCCGCCGCCGACCGGGGGGAACTCCCCGGACTCGCGCAGTCGTTGGTCGAACGAGCGGTCACAGCCTGA
- a CDS encoding gliding motility protein — MTEEVATEDLTAESAAAEEAEPAAENSPGAEAVEIPKQQSAPVAADSEAGEGART, encoded by the coding sequence GTGACCGAGGAGGTCGCGACGGAGGACCTGACGGCGGAGTCCGCCGCGGCCGAGGAGGCCGAGCCTGCTGCCGAGAACTCTCCTGGGGCGGAAGCCGTGGAGATCCCGAAGCAGCAGTCGGCCCCCGTGGCCGCGGACAGCGAGGCCGGCGAGGGCGCCCGTACGTAG